From one Azospirillum ramasamyi genomic stretch:
- a CDS encoding pentapeptide repeat-containing protein: MAERDPKEIDELRTIIQAHQTWLKRPSSGRRADLSFRDLSRLNLERVSLAGAKLAGANLCNTRMVKADLSQADLFGADMEAVNLSGAILTGADLRGANLHRAVLTDANLRGADFRAGELVDSGGQDGGSPTARGTGTTRLTEAKMERSILAGANFSGCDLTGADLNDADLTGAELTSAVLMGTDFCGANLDGAVFGNTVMDHATLTRTFIPFALPPDAIVQPNYTAMPVAEFLELVERHERWVDSGGAEGSRLDLDLVSVAGADLHGRTLAAARLRRCRLPGARLTRASLEMAEWSYIDLDEADLRDAVLRGATLRRAYLAHTLMNGVDARPVPLAGGRDWPANFEGADFSDADLRESGMGTAVVRGANFQNALTDGSGIDVPSASSPFPPPPPEERRRQKRFVRPGMVVHTEHGSFPARNWSVGGLCLLAVNQPYQRGQTFQARVVLADRQEVAAVANLVVLHRDEERGQLSVRFHQYGDDLKALLKTAFLEHQKMAG; encoded by the coding sequence ATGGCCGAACGCGATCCCAAAGAGATCGACGAACTCCGGACGATCATCCAGGCGCATCAGACGTGGCTGAAGCGGCCGTCCAGCGGCCGCCGCGCCGACCTCAGCTTCCGCGACCTGTCGCGGCTGAACCTGGAGCGCGTGTCGCTGGCCGGGGCCAAGCTGGCCGGGGCGAATCTCTGCAACACCCGCATGGTGAAGGCCGACCTGTCGCAGGCCGACCTGTTCGGCGCCGACATGGAGGCGGTGAACCTGTCGGGCGCCATCCTGACCGGCGCCGACCTGCGCGGGGCCAACCTGCACCGCGCCGTGCTGACCGACGCCAACCTGCGCGGCGCCGATTTCCGCGCCGGTGAACTGGTGGACAGCGGCGGCCAGGACGGCGGCAGCCCGACGGCCCGCGGCACCGGCACCACCCGGCTGACCGAAGCCAAGATGGAACGCTCGATCCTGGCCGGCGCCAATTTCAGCGGCTGCGACCTGACCGGCGCCGACCTGAACGACGCCGACCTGACGGGGGCGGAACTGACCTCGGCCGTGCTGATGGGCACCGATTTCTGCGGGGCCAACCTCGATGGGGCGGTGTTCGGCAACACGGTGATGGACCATGCCACCCTGACCCGCACCTTCATCCCCTTCGCCCTGCCGCCCGACGCCATCGTCCAGCCCAACTACACCGCGATGCCGGTGGCCGAATTCCTGGAACTGGTGGAACGGCACGAGCGCTGGGTCGACAGCGGCGGGGCCGAGGGGTCGCGGCTCGACCTCGACCTCGTGTCGGTGGCGGGGGCGGACCTGCACGGGCGCACGCTGGCGGCCGCCCGGCTGCGCCGCTGCCGGCTGCCGGGCGCCCGGCTGACCAGGGCCAGCCTGGAAATGGCGGAGTGGTCCTACATCGATCTCGATGAGGCCGACCTGCGCGACGCCGTGCTGCGCGGCGCCACCCTGCGTCGCGCCTATCTGGCGCACACGCTGATGAACGGGGTGGACGCCCGCCCGGTGCCGCTGGCCGGCGGCCGCGACTGGCCCGCCAATTTCGAGGGCGCCGACTTTTCCGACGCCGACCTGCGCGAGTCCGGCATGGGAACGGCCGTGGTCCGCGGCGCGAATTTCCAGAATGCGCTGACCGACGGGTCGGGTATCGACGTGCCCAGCGCCTCCAGCCCCTTCCCCCCGCCGCCGCCGGAGGAACGCCGGCGCCAGAAGCGGTTCGTGCGTCCGGGCATGGTCGTCCACACCGAACATGGCAGCTTCCCCGCCCGCAACTGGTCGGTGGGCGGCCTGTGCCTGCTGGCGGTCAACCAGCCCTATCAGCGCGGCCAGACCTTCCAGGCCCGCGTGGTGCTGGCCGACCGTCAGGAAGTGGCCGCCGTCGCCAACCTCGTGGTGCTGCATCGCGACGAGGAGCGCGGCCAGCTGTCCGTCCGCTTCCACCAGTACGGCGACGATCTGAAGGCGTTGCTGAAGACCGCCTTTCTGGAGCACCAGAAGATGGCCGGTTAA
- a CDS encoding MFS transporter — MTTDAAGPSRSLDLLNFFLADVRDGLGPYLAIYLLSVQHWNEADIGLVMTLAGLAGLAAQIPAGALVDGTRYKRAVVVVAALLVTVGSLSLPWLNDFTIVAVLQSGVGAAGAVFPPAIAAITLGMLGPRAFVRRIGRNESFNHAGNAVAATLAGLAAYAFGPVAVFWLMTAMALCSIAATAGIPANAIDHAVARGLHASSREGSREEAPSGLRAILGCRPLLVFGGCVALFHFANAAMLPLVGQKLALKDPALGTSLMSFCIVAAQLVMVPMAMLVGGRADRWGRKPLLLAAFLVLPLRGFLYTLSDSSAWLVGVQLLDGVGAGLLGALFPLVVADLTEGTGRFNVSQGAIATLQGLGASLSTAAAGQMVVREGYSAAFLMLAAAAGVALMLAALLLPDTRGVAVAEAGESEAAPANVAKASSEA, encoded by the coding sequence ATGACGACCGACGCGGCGGGACCGAGCCGTTCTCTCGATCTGCTCAATTTCTTTCTGGCCGACGTCCGCGACGGATTGGGGCCTTACCTGGCGATCTATCTGCTCTCCGTTCAGCATTGGAACGAAGCGGATATCGGGCTGGTCATGACGCTGGCCGGGCTGGCCGGCCTCGCGGCCCAGATCCCGGCCGGCGCGCTGGTGGACGGCACGCGCTACAAACGCGCGGTCGTCGTCGTCGCGGCGCTTCTGGTCACTGTCGGGTCGCTGTCTCTGCCCTGGCTGAACGATTTCACCATCGTCGCCGTCCTGCAATCGGGGGTCGGCGCCGCCGGGGCGGTCTTTCCCCCGGCCATCGCGGCGATCACGTTGGGGATGCTGGGACCGCGCGCCTTCGTCCGCCGGATCGGACGCAATGAATCCTTCAACCATGCCGGCAATGCGGTGGCGGCCACGCTGGCCGGGTTGGCGGCCTACGCTTTCGGGCCGGTGGCGGTGTTCTGGCTGATGACCGCGATGGCGCTGTGCAGCATCGCCGCGACCGCCGGCATTCCGGCCAATGCCATCGACCATGCCGTCGCCCGTGGCCTGCACGCCTCCAGCCGGGAGGGGAGCCGCGAGGAGGCGCCCTCCGGCCTGCGCGCCATCCTGGGCTGCCGCCCGCTGCTGGTGTTCGGGGGCTGCGTTGCGCTGTTCCACTTCGCCAATGCGGCGATGCTGCCGCTGGTCGGCCAGAAGCTGGCGCTGAAGGATCCGGCGCTGGGCACCAGCCTGATGTCCTTCTGCATCGTCGCGGCCCAGTTGGTCATGGTGCCGATGGCGATGCTGGTGGGGGGCAGGGCGGATCGCTGGGGGCGCAAGCCGCTGCTGCTGGCGGCCTTCCTGGTGTTGCCGCTGCGCGGCTTTCTCTACACCCTGTCCGACAGCTCGGCCTGGCTGGTCGGCGTGCAACTGCTGGACGGGGTGGGGGCCGGGCTGCTCGGCGCCCTCTTTCCGCTTGTGGTCGCCGATCTGACCGAGGGCACCGGACGCTTCAACGTCAGCCAGGGCGCCATCGCCACTCTCCAGGGGCTCGGCGCTTCGCTCAGCACCGCCGCCGCCGGCCAGATGGTGGTGCGGGAGGGGTACAGCGCCGCCTTCCTGATGCTGGCCGCCGCAGCCGGGGTTGCCCTGATGCTTGCGGCCCTTCTGCTGCCGGATACCCGCGGCGTCGCCGTGGCGGAGGCCGGGGAGAG